In the candidate division WOR-3 bacterium genome, GGTGATGGAGTTTGCGTTGAAGCATGGGATTCGGGTTGTGCGTTCGCGTCCGTATCACAAGAATGATAATCCAGTGGCGGAGAGTCGTAATTTTACCTTGGTGCGTTCGTATGTGGGTTATCGTCGTTATGATACGGATGCAGAGTATGAGATTTTAAGAGAGTTGATGCCGTTGATTTCCACCTTGCATAATTATTTCATTCCCAAGATGATGCTGCAGAAGAAGGTGCGGGTTGGTGGTAAGGTTTATAAGACCTATGATATTGATACGCCATACAATCGGGCTTTGAATTGTCCTAAG is a window encoding:
- a CDS encoding transposase; translated protein: VMEFALKHGIRVVRSRPYHKNDNPVAESRNFTLVRSYVGYRRYDTDAEYEILRELMPLISTLHNYFIPKMMLQKKVRVGGKVYKTYDIDTPYNRALNCPKIREEKKQELRERKANLSYFELLARIIKLQKKLDRVHRKRYNHRSKEHD